A stretch of the Porifericola rhodea genome encodes the following:
- a CDS encoding cation transporter, which produces MNITQQIDNTEYQKWLKIAFWLSMVTIFYNMLEGIVSTYFGMEDETLALFGFGIDSFVEVISGIGIAHMVFRMRRQQNVGKDRFEKQALKITGFSFYLLAVGILSSSVLTIISGGQPETTRVGIIISVLSILTMYALVHYKIKAGKKLNSSPIISDANCTKTCLYLSVLLLASSALYELFHIPYIDAIGAMGIAFFALKEGKEAFDKAKGKDCCGDSCSA; this is translated from the coding sequence ATGAACATTACACAACAAATAGATAATACAGAATACCAAAAGTGGCTCAAGATAGCTTTCTGGCTTAGTATGGTCACTATTTTTTATAATATGCTGGAGGGTATAGTTTCTACCTATTTTGGTATGGAAGATGAAACACTGGCTCTTTTTGGCTTTGGTATAGACAGCTTTGTGGAAGTGATATCAGGTATTGGTATTGCCCATATGGTTTTTCGTATGCGTAGACAGCAAAATGTTGGAAAAGACCGCTTTGAAAAGCAGGCTCTGAAAATTACCGGCTTTAGCTTTTATCTGTTGGCAGTTGGCATTCTCTCTAGTTCGGTATTAACAATTATTTCTGGAGGTCAACCCGAAACTACCAGAGTAGGAATTATCATCTCGGTACTTTCTATACTCACCATGTATGCCTTGGTTCATTACAAAATAAAGGCAGGTAAGAAACTTAACTCTAGTCCTATAATCTCTGATGCAAACTGTACAAAAACATGTTTGTACCTTTCGGTATTGTTACTGGCTTCCAGTGCATTGTATGAGCTTTTTCATATCCCTTATATAGATGCAATAGGAGCAATGGGCATTGCTTTTTTTGCTTTAAAAGAAGGTAAGGAGGCATTTGACAAGGCAAAAGGTAAAGATTGCTGCGGAGATAGCTGTTCGGCTTAA
- a CDS encoding cation diffusion facilitator family transporter, with product MSHHHHHEHGHDHTHHHSISSNLKVAFFLNLSFTIIEFIGGIFTNSMAILSDAIHDLGDTFAIGSSLFLENYSQKGRSKKFSFGYKRFSPLSALINSVILLAGSLFIITEAIPRLLNPETVDARGMLYLALAGIFFNGLAVFRLRKGENSINQRAVMLHLLEDVLGWVAVLVGSIVMLFVNLPIIDPILSLLIAVYIFWNAFKNLRQVMHIFLQATPDDVDIDKVKSALESLEEVQDTHDTHLWTLDGNYNILSVHLVINNNMRLSELAELRMKVNKKLKSYHIDHITIQFEVPGELCELEKH from the coding sequence ATGAGTCATCACCACCATCATGAGCATGGGCATGATCATACCCATCATCATTCAATCAGTAGTAACCTTAAAGTTGCGTTTTTTCTTAATCTAAGCTTTACCATCATAGAGTTTATCGGTGGAATATTTACCAACTCTATGGCAATACTTTCTGATGCAATACACGACCTGGGTGATACTTTTGCCATTGGCTCATCATTGTTTTTAGAAAACTATTCACAGAAAGGCAGGAGTAAAAAATTCTCTTTCGGATACAAGCGCTTTTCACCTTTAAGTGCGCTGATTAATTCAGTTATTTTACTGGCCGGCTCGCTTTTTATTATCACCGAAGCAATTCCTCGCCTTTTAAACCCAGAAACTGTAGATGCCAGAGGTATGCTCTATCTGGCTTTGGCAGGAATATTCTTTAATGGATTAGCAGTATTTCGTTTACGCAAAGGGGAAAACTCTATCAACCAGCGAGCAGTTATGCTTCACCTACTGGAAGATGTACTGGGCTGGGTAGCGGTGCTAGTAGGTAGCATTGTCATGTTGTTTGTAAACTTACCTATTATAGACCCAATACTTTCGCTGCTAATAGCTGTTTATATTTTTTGGAATGCTTTTAAAAATCTGCGACAGGTTATGCATATTTTTTTGCAGGCTACTCCCGATGATGTAGACATAGATAAAGTGAAAAGCGCTCTGGAGTCTTTAGAAGAAGTGCAGGATACTCACGATACCCACCTTTGGACGTTGGACGGAAACTATAACATACTTTCTGTACATTTAGTAATTAACAATAATATGCGTTTGTCTGAGTTAGCAGAGCTAAGAATGAAGGTTAACAAAAAACTGAAAAGCTATCATATAGACCATATTACCATTCAGTTTGAAGTTCCGGGAGAGCTTTGCGAGCTTGAAAAACACTGA
- a CDS encoding aldo/keto reductase codes for MICIKLPHTDFEVSEIAFGAWAIVGGFNWGPQDEKDSIDALRTAYEEGINFFDTAEMYGSGASENLIHKALGEVRNKIIIATKLKPADYAYADVKKATEERLKALSTDRLDLLQLHWPNPEIPVEETMRALSELKQEGKIRAYGVSNFGKQQLQEATKYADEISSNQLPYNLLWRAIEYEVLPECKQDNIPILCYSPIMQGLLTGKFADAGSVPDDRARTRHFSSERPQARHSEEGCEDLTFETIDKIRKIAEEYGKPMAEISIAWLLSQPAVGSVIVGGRNGEQVRKNVKALDCKLDDDVLQKLNEATQPLKEKLGNRADLWEGKSRIQ; via the coding sequence ATGATTTGTATAAAACTACCACACACCGACTTTGAAGTTTCTGAAATTGCTTTTGGTGCTTGGGCCATTGTAGGAGGGTTTAACTGGGGGCCACAAGACGAAAAGGATTCTATTGATGCGCTAAGAACAGCTTACGAAGAAGGCATTAATTTTTTTGACACTGCCGAAATGTATGGTTCCGGAGCTTCAGAAAATCTCATCCATAAAGCTTTGGGCGAAGTAAGAAACAAAATTATTATAGCTACCAAGCTAAAGCCTGCTGACTATGCTTATGCTGATGTTAAAAAGGCGACCGAAGAAAGGCTCAAAGCACTAAGCACCGACCGCCTGGACTTATTGCAATTGCACTGGCCAAACCCTGAAATACCGGTAGAAGAAACCATGCGAGCGCTAAGTGAACTCAAACAGGAAGGAAAAATCCGTGCTTATGGAGTATCTAATTTTGGTAAACAACAACTTCAGGAAGCTACTAAGTATGCTGATGAAATTAGTAGTAACCAGTTGCCGTACAACTTATTATGGCGTGCTATAGAGTATGAAGTGCTTCCAGAGTGTAAGCAGGACAATATTCCTATCTTATGTTATTCGCCAATAATGCAGGGCCTACTTACTGGAAAATTTGCAGATGCAGGGAGTGTTCCTGATGATAGAGCCCGCACCCGTCATTTTTCTTCTGAACGACCGCAGGCCAGACATAGTGAAGAAGGGTGCGAAGACCTGACTTTTGAAACTATTGACAAGATCAGGAAAATTGCGGAGGAGTACGGCAAGCCAATGGCTGAAATTAGTATTGCCTGGCTGCTGTCGCAACCCGCAGTAGGTTCAGTGATTGTAGGGGGTAGAAATGGTGAACAGGTGCGGAAGAATGTAAAAGCCCTAGACTGTAAGCTAGATGATGATGTACTTCAGAAACTCAATGAAGCAACGCAGCCCCTTAAAGAAAAGCTGGGCAATAGAGCGGATTTGTGGGAAGGGAAATCACGTATACAGTAA
- a CDS encoding LVIVD repeat-containing protein, with amino-acid sequence METFTIILRQRKKLLSYLLFNLSAIGYLLLLNQCTDKVEISRTYKYMMPVYMSTTELREAVDVLPPRTIQEAGKIYFLNGFLFLNEPGEGIHIIDNRKPENPERISFIKVPGNYDLAAKGNYLYADSFIDLLVFDISDVNNIREVERVENVFPLHNSYGGFPTEEGQIITEWVETEETEILEGNLEPLSAGAYFYRGGLVLDGMGMAEAFSSKGSGGSQQGVGGSMARFTIVNNYMYTIDDYNLQVFDISQEDKPQQSGDLINVGFMIETIFPYEDKLFIGAQNGMYIYDNSDPAKPEHISTYEHITSCDPVVVEGTTAYVTLRNGTACNGFTNQLEVIDIEDPYNPKLVKTYAMDNPHGLGIDDGTLFICEGDFGLKVFDASDHTKIDENLIAHFDELHAFDVIPLGGVLMLVGNDGLYQYDYTDPANIKLLSKIAAPSL; translated from the coding sequence ATGGAAACTTTTACCATTATTCTTCGCCAACGCAAAAAGTTACTTTCTTATTTACTTTTTAACCTTTCGGCCATTGGCTACCTCCTACTTCTTAATCAATGCACAGATAAGGTAGAAATAAGCCGAACGTATAAATACATGATGCCAGTGTACATGAGCACCACTGAACTTAGAGAAGCAGTTGATGTACTCCCACCACGTACCATTCAAGAAGCGGGTAAGATATATTTTTTAAATGGTTTTCTTTTTCTAAATGAACCCGGAGAAGGCATACATATTATAGACAACCGTAAGCCCGAGAATCCAGAAAGAATCAGTTTTATAAAGGTACCTGGCAATTATGATCTGGCTGCCAAGGGTAATTACCTTTATGCCGACAGCTTTATAGATTTATTGGTTTTTGACATTAGCGATGTAAATAACATTAGAGAGGTAGAGCGTGTAGAAAATGTGTTTCCTCTGCACAATTCTTATGGTGGATTTCCTACGGAAGAGGGACAAATTATTACTGAATGGGTAGAAACTGAAGAGACTGAAATTCTGGAAGGTAATCTGGAACCACTTTCTGCCGGCGCGTATTTTTATCGTGGAGGGCTTGTTTTAGATGGTATGGGAATGGCAGAAGCTTTTTCCAGTAAAGGTTCTGGTGGTTCGCAGCAGGGCGTGGGTGGATCAATGGCTCGCTTTACCATAGTCAATAACTATATGTACACGATAGACGACTACAACCTTCAGGTTTTTGATATTAGCCAGGAAGACAAACCTCAGCAAAGTGGGGACCTTATCAATGTAGGTTTTATGATTGAAACAATTTTCCCTTATGAAGATAAACTATTTATAGGTGCTCAAAACGGTATGTATATCTATGATAATTCAGACCCGGCAAAGCCTGAGCATATATCTACATATGAGCACATAACCAGCTGCGACCCGGTAGTGGTAGAAGGCACTACGGCCTATGTCACCCTAAGAAATGGTACAGCGTGTAATGGCTTCACTAATCAGTTGGAAGTAATTGACATAGAAGACCCTTACAATCCTAAGCTAGTTAAGACTTACGCTATGGACAACCCTCATGGACTGGGCATAGATGATGGCACATTATTTATTTGTGAAGGTGACTTTGGCCTTAAGGTTTTTGATGCATCAGACCACACCAAAATTGATGAAAATTTAATCGCCCATTTTGATGAATTGCATGCTTTTGATGTTATTCCGCTGGGTGGAGTTTTAATGCTTGTAGGTAATGATGGACTATATCAGTACGATTATACTGACCCTGCTAACATAAAATTGCTTAGCAAGATTGCCGCTCCATCCTTATGA
- a CDS encoding SDR family NAD(P)-dependent oxidoreductase → MNLQIEGKTAVLTGADSGIGKETAKILAQEGAKIVLSDIDAEALDEAANEIRQFTNSDTDVRTIVADLTKIKEVNQFAEKVKTINGGAHILVHGAGARGAAGDFLKLSDEDWQKTIDIDLMGAVRVARAFIPHMQEKGWGRLIFISSENALQPYEDESPYNACKAAIVNLSKCLSRAYSKDGLLINCVSPAYIETPMTNAMMEQLAEERGTSVDEAVDWFLKNERPHIEVQRRGQPIEVASVIAFLCSGLSSFVNGSNYRVDGGSVETAFG, encoded by the coding sequence ATGAACTTACAAATAGAAGGAAAAACTGCTGTTCTTACAGGCGCTGATTCTGGCATTGGTAAAGAAACAGCTAAAATATTAGCTCAGGAAGGAGCTAAAATAGTACTTTCTGATATTGATGCTGAGGCATTAGATGAAGCAGCAAATGAAATACGTCAGTTTACTAATAGCGATACAGATGTTCGCACCATCGTAGCTGACCTTACGAAAATAAAAGAGGTAAATCAGTTTGCAGAAAAGGTCAAAACCATAAATGGTGGAGCTCATATACTTGTGCACGGAGCAGGAGCCAGAGGAGCCGCAGGTGATTTTTTGAAACTTAGTGATGAAGATTGGCAGAAAACTATTGATATAGACCTTATGGGCGCGGTAAGAGTTGCCCGAGCATTTATCCCTCATATGCAGGAAAAAGGATGGGGACGCTTGATTTTTATCTCTTCTGAAAATGCCTTGCAACCTTACGAAGATGAAAGTCCTTACAATGCCTGTAAAGCTGCCATTGTAAATTTGTCTAAATGTTTGTCACGGGCTTATTCAAAAGATGGGCTACTGATTAATTGCGTATCTCCGGCCTACATAGAAACGCCTATGACAAATGCTATGATGGAACAGTTGGCCGAAGAGAGAGGCACATCCGTAGATGAAGCCGTTGATTGGTTCCTGAAAAATGAGAGACCACATATAGAAGTACAACGCCGTGGACAACCTATAGAGGTTGCCTCAGTGATTGCTTTCTTATGCTCCGGGCTTTCCAGCTTTGTAAACGGCAGCAATTACCGTGTAGATGGAGGTTCTGTAGAAACAGCATTTGGTTGA
- a CDS encoding alpha/beta fold hydrolase codes for MSQKYFMEWGQGDKKIVFLHYFGGAADSWKYVAEKLADHFHCFALNLPGFGNTPPLEKPSVLAMAQWIQKQLVLMDIYDCSVVGHSMSAKIALQLAAQQAEIQIDRIVLVAPSPPTHEPMPQEERKRMLHHPDAAEAKKTASQASVKKLNNEVKQLAIQTQLEIDHNTWRWWLLDGMNNSIADQLNTIKQDITLIVSEDDPVISMDTVHKEIIPLLPEAELISTQGIGHLIPLEAPDWLAEQLRSIL; via the coding sequence ATGAGTCAAAAATATTTTATGGAATGGGGTCAAGGGGATAAAAAAATCGTTTTTCTCCACTATTTCGGAGGTGCCGCCGATAGTTGGAAATATGTAGCCGAAAAGCTGGCAGACCATTTCCATTGCTTTGCTCTTAACCTGCCCGGGTTTGGAAATACTCCTCCGCTGGAAAAGCCTTCTGTATTGGCCATGGCGCAATGGATACAAAAGCAATTAGTTTTAATGGATATATACGATTGCTCTGTGGTTGGCCATTCTATGAGTGCAAAAATAGCTTTGCAACTGGCTGCTCAGCAGGCCGAAATACAAATTGACCGAATCGTACTGGTAGCGCCCTCCCCTCCTACTCATGAGCCTATGCCGCAGGAAGAGAGAAAAAGAATGCTCCATCACCCCGACGCTGCCGAAGCCAAAAAGACAGCCAGCCAGGCAAGTGTAAAAAAACTGAACAATGAAGTAAAACAACTCGCCATTCAAACTCAGTTAGAAATTGACCACAACACCTGGAGGTGGTGGTTATTAGACGGAATGAATAATTCCATCGCAGATCAGCTTAACACCATCAAGCAAGATATTACTCTGATTGTATCTGAAGATGACCCGGTTATTAGCATGGATACGGTTCATAAAGAAATTATACCCTTGTTACCTGAAGCTGAACTTATTAGCACACAAGGAATTGGACACCTGATACCTTTAGAAGCTCCGGACTGGCTGGCTGAGCAGTTACGTTCTATACTGTAG
- a CDS encoding CatA-like O-acetyltransferase, translating to MSKRILDIQQWNRKEHYEFFSQFEEPYFGLNFSIDCTIAYQKAKSRQISFFVYYLYQSLKACNDVDNFKYRIEDGQVVCYEQIHASATIGRPDTTFGFSFVPFSDSLEEFARHAAEEAEAIHNSTGLRLNDRTGRADAIHFFSIPWINFTGLTHARNYKYPDSVPKISFGKMHKKGDKLLMNSSVHVHHGLMDGYHVGLYVDAFQNYMNA from the coding sequence ATGAGTAAGCGAATTCTAGATATACAACAGTGGAACCGAAAAGAACATTATGAGTTCTTTTCGCAGTTTGAGGAGCCTTACTTCGGGCTAAATTTTAGTATTGATTGCACTATCGCCTATCAAAAAGCAAAGTCAAGACAGATTTCATTTTTTGTGTATTATCTGTATCAATCTCTGAAAGCCTGTAATGATGTAGATAATTTTAAGTACCGGATAGAAGATGGCCAAGTCGTTTGCTACGAACAGATACACGCCTCTGCCACTATTGGTCGCCCTGATACCACCTTCGGCTTTTCTTTTGTGCCATTTTCTGACTCTCTGGAAGAGTTTGCCAGGCATGCTGCGGAAGAGGCTGAGGCTATTCATAATAGTACCGGCCTTCGCCTGAACGACCGTACCGGACGAGCAGATGCCATACATTTTTTTTCTATTCCCTGGATAAACTTTACCGGGCTTACACATGCTCGCAATTACAAATATCCAGACAGCGTACCTAAAATCAGTTTTGGCAAAATGCACAAAAAAGGTGATAAACTACTGATGAATAGCTCTGTACATGTACACCATGGTCTTATGGATGGCTACCATGTAGGTTTGTACGTAGATGCCTTTCAGAATTATATGAATGCCTGA
- a CDS encoding 2-isopropylmalate synthase, whose protein sequence is MADQVYIFDTTLRDGEQVPGCQLNTEEKVIIAKALEQLGVDIIEAGFPISSPGDFKSVIEISKAVSEPVITALSRAVEKDIDRAAEALQYAKRGRIHTGIGTSDQHIYTKLRSDRDKVIERAVAAVKHAKKYVEDVEFYAEDAGRTDQEYLARVLEAVIKAGATVLNIPDTTGFCLPDMYGEKIKYLRENVAGIDKAILSTHCHNDLGLAVANSISAVRSGARQIECTINGIGERAGNTSLEEVVMVMKKHPEINLNTNINTRQLYPTSQLVSNMMNMPVQANKAVVGKNAFAHSSGIHQDGVIKNRENYEIIDPLEVGVDKSSIILTARSGRAALNYNLKNLGIELSKDELEDAYAKFLDLADKLKIVQDEDLLKLAEDLSSKSV, encoded by the coding sequence ATGGCGGACCAAGTCTATATATTTGATACTACCTTAAGAGACGGTGAGCAAGTACCTGGTTGTCAGTTAAATACTGAAGAAAAGGTCATTATTGCCAAAGCACTGGAGCAATTAGGCGTAGATATCATAGAAGCCGGGTTTCCTATCTCCAGCCCCGGAGACTTTAAGTCAGTAATTGAAATCTCTAAAGCCGTATCCGAGCCTGTAATTACCGCCCTCTCCCGCGCGGTAGAGAAAGATATAGACCGTGCTGCTGAAGCGCTCCAATACGCTAAAAGAGGAAGAATACACACCGGAATTGGCACTTCCGATCAGCATATCTATACTAAACTGCGATCAGACAGAGACAAAGTGATAGAGAGAGCAGTGGCAGCTGTAAAGCATGCTAAAAAATATGTAGAGGATGTTGAGTTTTATGCCGAAGATGCCGGCCGTACCGATCAAGAGTATCTGGCCAGAGTATTAGAAGCAGTAATTAAAGCAGGGGCTACAGTGCTTAATATACCGGATACTACTGGTTTTTGCCTACCCGATATGTATGGTGAAAAAATTAAATATTTGAGAGAAAATGTAGCTGGTATAGATAAGGCTATTCTCTCTACACATTGTCATAACGACTTAGGGCTGGCAGTAGCAAATTCTATCTCTGCTGTTAGAAGCGGAGCTCGCCAGATAGAATGTACTATTAACGGTATTGGAGAAAGAGCCGGTAACACCTCTCTGGAAGAAGTGGTAATGGTAATGAAAAAGCACCCTGAGATTAACCTGAATACAAATATTAATACGCGTCAGCTCTACCCTACCAGCCAGTTGGTTTCCAATATGATGAATATGCCGGTACAGGCAAATAAGGCAGTAGTTGGTAAAAACGCTTTCGCTCACTCTTCTGGCATCCATCAGGATGGGGTAATTAAAAATCGCGAAAACTACGAGATCATAGATCCACTTGAAGTAGGAGTAGATAAATCTTCCATCATACTAACCGCGCGTAGCGGACGTGCCGCACTTAACTACAACCTTAAAAATCTGGGCATTGAGCTTTCCAAAGATGAACTGGAAGATGCCTACGCAAAATTTTTAGATCTGGCAGATAAACTAAAAATTGTGCAGGACGAAGACCTGCTCAAGCTCGCCGAGGATCTATCATCTAAATCTGTTTAA
- the leuC gene encoding 3-isopropylmalate dehydratase large subunit, with product MPGKTLFDKIWDKHVVSSIENGPDVLYIDRHFIHEVTSPQAFAGLDRRGIKVFRPEQTIATADHNVPTKDQHLPIKEALSRTQVNKLTENCAAHGVELYGLGHRYQGIVHVIGPELGITQPGMTMVCGDSHTSTHGAFGSIAFGIGTSEVEQVLATQCILQTKPKKMKIEINGPLAKGVTSKDIILYIISKISASGGTGYFVEYCGSTIESLSMEARMTICNMSIEMGARGGMIAPDETTFDYVKGREFAPKGKDFDRLVEYWKTLPTDPDAEFDLEYHYDASDIEPMITYGTNPGMGIKISGTIPSLEEIEKDEQVSFSKSLEYMAVSPQDKLLGKAVNYVFIGSCTNARIEDLRMVAALVEGKQKAANVNAMIIPGSKQVEKQAKEEGLDKILEAAGFELRQPGCSACLGMNEDKVPKGEYCVSTSNRNFEGRQGPGARTFLASPLTAAATALNGYISDVREMLEETELVS from the coding sequence ATGCCAGGCAAAACTTTATTTGACAAAATTTGGGATAAACACGTCGTCAGTAGCATAGAAAACGGCCCTGACGTATTATACATAGATCGTCACTTTATTCATGAGGTCACCAGTCCTCAGGCTTTTGCAGGATTAGATAGAAGAGGAATCAAGGTATTTCGTCCTGAGCAGACTATCGCGACAGCAGACCATAATGTACCTACCAAGGATCAGCACTTGCCCATTAAGGAAGCACTCTCTCGCACCCAGGTAAACAAGCTTACAGAAAACTGTGCGGCTCATGGAGTTGAACTTTATGGACTTGGGCATCGCTACCAGGGAATTGTGCATGTAATTGGCCCCGAATTAGGTATTACCCAACCCGGGATGACTATGGTGTGCGGAGACAGCCACACCTCTACACATGGCGCTTTTGGTTCTATTGCTTTTGGTATTGGTACCAGTGAGGTAGAGCAGGTACTGGCTACGCAGTGTATACTGCAAACCAAACCTAAGAAGATGAAAATTGAGATAAATGGACCTTTGGCGAAAGGCGTTACCTCAAAGGACATTATTCTCTACATCATCTCCAAAATCTCTGCTAGTGGCGGTACTGGCTATTTTGTAGAATATTGCGGTTCTACAATAGAGAGCCTTTCTATGGAAGCCCGTATGACAATCTGTAATATGAGTATTGAAATGGGTGCCCGTGGCGGAATGATTGCTCCTGATGAAACTACTTTTGATTACGTAAAGGGGAGAGAATTCGCACCTAAAGGTAAAGACTTTGACCGTTTAGTAGAATACTGGAAAACGCTACCTACTGATCCTGATGCTGAATTTGACCTTGAATATCATTATGATGCTTCAGATATAGAGCCTATGATTACTTATGGCACTAATCCGGGTATGGGTATCAAAATTAGCGGTACTATTCCTTCTCTGGAAGAGATTGAAAAAGATGAGCAGGTATCTTTCAGTAAATCACTGGAGTATATGGCTGTTTCTCCGCAGGATAAACTATTAGGAAAAGCTGTAAACTATGTATTTATCGGTAGCTGTACCAATGCCCGAATAGAAGACCTAAGGATGGTAGCGGCATTAGTAGAAGGTAAACAAAAGGCAGCGAATGTAAATGCAATGATAATCCCAGGCTCTAAACAGGTTGAAAAACAAGCTAAAGAAGAAGGTTTGGATAAAATTCTGGAAGCTGCTGGCTTTGAGCTTCGTCAACCTGGCTGCTCTGCCTGCCTGGGCATGAACGAAGACAAAGTGCCTAAAGGCGAATACTGCGTGTCTACCTCAAACCGTAATTTTGAAGGCAGACAAGGCCCTGGTGCCCGTACCTTCCTGGCGAGCCCTCTTACTGCAGCAGCAACTGCACTTAATGGATACATCAGTGATGTTCGTGAAATGCTAGAAGAAACTGAACTGGTTTCCTAA
- a CDS encoding O-methyltransferase, giving the protein MNDTLIPDIPSAYTDIEAKTKAIGFSMSSDLQLGSILKTLVASKPQGLFLELGTGTGLSLAWIVEGMDSKARVISVDNDAELIKVAQDAFCDDERVQLICQDGTQWIKEYQGEAFDLIFADTWPGKYSELDETLNLLKSGGLYIIDDMLEQTNWPAGHTEKAAALIKDLEQRPHLHITKMNWSSGLIIATKV; this is encoded by the coding sequence ATGAACGATACCCTTATTCCTGACATACCTTCTGCCTATACAGATATAGAAGCAAAAACCAAAGCAATAGGCTTTTCTATGTCTTCAGACTTGCAGCTAGGCTCAATACTTAAGACTCTGGTAGCATCCAAACCCCAGGGCTTGTTTCTGGAGTTGGGTACAGGCACCGGTTTATCATTAGCCTGGATTGTAGAAGGAATGGACTCAAAAGCTCGTGTGATTTCGGTAGACAATGATGCTGAACTGATCAAAGTAGCACAAGACGCATTTTGCGACGATGAAAGAGTACAACTTATTTGTCAGGATGGGACTCAATGGATAAAAGAATATCAGGGCGAGGCATTTGACCTTATTTTTGCCGACACCTGGCCCGGTAAATACAGTGAACTTGATGAGACGCTCAACCTGCTTAAAAGCGGAGGGCTTTATATTATTGATGATATGCTAGAGCAAACTAACTGGCCTGCCGGACATACAGAAAAAGCAGCAGCTTTAATTAAGGATCTGGAGCAAAGGCCACATTTGCATATCACAAAGATGAACTGGTCTAGCGGCCTCATTATAGCTACCAAAGTATAA
- the leuD gene encoding 3-isopropylmalate dehydratase small subunit, protein MDKFSTLTSTIVPIPTRNIDTDQIIPARFLKATTREGFGDNLFRDWRYNENNEPKADFVLNQENVSGKILVAGKNFGCGSSREHAAWAIYDYGFKVVVSSFFADIFKNNALNNGLLPVQVTDTFLQSIFKQYEENPKLELTVNLEEQTISIKGTDQQEQFDINAYKKYCLSQGYDDIDYLLSQQDKIKAYEQEKTY, encoded by the coding sequence ATGGATAAATTTTCAACACTGACTTCTACAATAGTACCTATCCCGACACGGAATATAGATACTGACCAGATTATACCTGCAAGATTTCTTAAGGCGACAACGCGCGAAGGCTTCGGAGATAATCTGTTCAGAGACTGGCGTTACAATGAAAACAATGAGCCAAAAGCTGACTTTGTTCTCAATCAGGAAAATGTTTCAGGAAAAATTCTGGTAGCCGGAAAAAACTTTGGCTGTGGTTCAAGCCGTGAGCATGCCGCTTGGGCTATCTACGACTATGGATTTAAAGTAGTAGTGTCTAGCTTTTTTGCCGATATATTTAAAAATAATGCGCTAAACAACGGACTTCTACCCGTACAGGTGACTGACACCTTCTTACAAAGTATTTTTAAGCAATACGAAGAAAATCCTAAGCTGGAGCTTACTGTCAACCTGGAGGAGCAAACCATATCTATTAAAGGTACTGATCAACAGGAGCAGTTTGATATCAATGCCTATAAAAAATACTGCTTATCGCAAGGCTACGACGATATAGACTATTTACTAAGCCAACAAGACAAAATTAAAGCTTACGAGCAGGAAAAAACTTACTAA